One Thomasclavelia spiroformis DSM 1552 DNA window includes the following coding sequences:
- a CDS encoding beta-N-acetylglucosaminidase domain-containing protein has product MKVKRKTSKVLKSGLAATFVFSLIATNPSQILALSNVSNATENVTADIYPKPQSVSYLSDVGMSLEGEVNVVVHGEQETATLPALEKILKDNGISYVIGQEIDENKANILVSSSKDHCDECASEDSALSQKEGYILTASDDENSKGEITIVGADVDGAYYGVITLGQILDQSIDNKFAEIVVSDYPEIEFRGFIEGFYGIPWTHEERMSLMSDTGKYKMNTYIYAPKDDPYHRAQWRELYPEKEAAQIAELAEAGKNSNFNFCWTIHPGDHINLYSEEDFQAALNKLEQLYELGVRQFGVLFDDISNNQNGTAQANFINRIDDEFVKVKGDVKPLITVGTRYCAAWGPSMTGYLKPFVETLHDDVEVMWTGSGTMSNISRDIYEWPKQQIGSDKDFAVWWNYPVNDYCDGKLLMGPMNSLSTDLNNVNSFFSNPMNQAEASKVSLFSIADYTWNTDAYDYMESWHRSIKELVPEIAEEFERFASNISYLNDGIQMDESAYLDEKVNALKVALSSGTNIKEAAQVLLEEFEVILADCDKLKDVGNEALQTEINPFVGAYRELAIAGINSMQALIAIEDGDSALALARVSVAQESYDAMSNYTVNRLEDAGERNVVVEVGTHSLKPIVRTVIDTANEKIGELLFPQTVAEMITNVDGLESKEVTVTDGNFILEGVNATLNNGEYLGVILPQARNVSQISVTGANLADLDLEYSINGLDWQKAEVSKDNGISMSTKVSTTYVRLVNNTNAPIDVTIDALQINPIYATEASASTNMGTYQTYNISNIIDSNRETKFWNNANPSVGQYIQIDFGAAMPLYDITAYFASGDYIKNGKVQISVDGNEWRDVGALEYENVGANKVSSLNANGKEARYVRYVVTGSQDVWVQLFEVEYNQTVGDMGNHVVKLTDSNTDGLHAKVCDQDITTAFAPTGIEDGDYLTYQMSRINNVADLIVVQDPNNISEAKVSVKDINGTWREVGILDNQVVTLPVDGRITEVKLEFDSTKPLPIIYEIVATQRTAVETDKTALKIAVDLANAITDEDLAKLIPAVADEFKVARDEANAVYNDASASQVEVNNAFDRLASAMHMLDFVKGDKTALKAFIDKVTGLEAAKYTEATWTAFETELNEAIAVYDDENAMQEEVNTAYSELVTAFLNLRLIPDKSLLEDLINQANGLNGVNYTKATFDGLTKALNEAKAVYENPNATQEEVDNAKVTLEKAIAGLQIVTTDNTVSTPVNNGDTTASVKTGDDVNMLGTSAGLALLSIAGAKVLRKKED; this is encoded by the coding sequence ATGAAAGTAAAAAGAAAAACAAGTAAAGTATTGAAAAGTGGTTTGGCTGCAACATTTGTTTTTTCATTAATTGCAACCAATCCAAGTCAAATTTTAGCACTTTCTAATGTAAGTAATGCTACTGAAAATGTGACAGCAGATATTTATCCAAAACCACAAAGCGTTTCTTACTTGTCAGATGTGGGGATGAGTTTAGAAGGTGAAGTTAATGTTGTAGTACATGGGGAACAAGAAACTGCAACCTTACCAGCATTAGAAAAAATCTTGAAAGATAATGGGATTTCTTATGTTATTGGACAAGAAATTGATGAAAACAAAGCTAATATTTTAGTTTCTTCATCTAAAGATCATTGTGATGAGTGTGCTAGTGAAGATAGTGCCTTAAGTCAAAAAGAAGGTTATATTTTAACTGCTAGTGATGATGAAAATAGTAAAGGTGAAATTACTATTGTTGGTGCAGATGTTGATGGGGCATATTATGGAGTTATCACTCTTGGACAAATTTTAGATCAAAGTATTGATAATAAATTTGCAGAAATTGTAGTAAGTGATTATCCTGAAATTGAATTCCGTGGATTTATTGAAGGTTTTTATGGTATTCCATGGACTCATGAAGAAAGAATGAGCTTAATGAGTGATACTGGTAAATATAAGATGAATACATATATTTATGCGCCAAAAGATGATCCTTATCATAGAGCTCAATGGAGAGAATTGTATCCAGAAAAAGAAGCTGCTCAAATTGCTGAATTAGCGGAAGCTGGAAAGAATAGTAACTTTAATTTCTGTTGGACAATTCACCCAGGAGATCATATTAATTTATATAGTGAAGAAGATTTCCAAGCGGCATTAAATAAATTAGAGCAACTATATGAACTGGGTGTTCGTCAATTTGGAGTATTATTTGATGATATTTCTAATAATCAAAATGGAACAGCTCAAGCTAATTTCATTAATCGTATCGATGATGAATTTGTAAAAGTAAAAGGTGATGTAAAACCGTTGATTACAGTAGGAACTAGATATTGTGCTGCTTGGGGTCCAAGTATGACAGGATATCTAAAACCATTTGTTGAAACGTTACATGATGATGTTGAAGTAATGTGGACTGGTTCTGGAACAATGTCAAATATTTCTAGAGATATTTATGAATGGCCAAAACAACAAATAGGTTCTGATAAAGACTTTGCGGTTTGGTGGAACTATCCAGTAAATGATTATTGTGATGGTAAATTATTAATGGGACCTATGAATAGTTTAAGTACTGATCTAAATAATGTTAATTCATTTTTCTCAAATCCAATGAATCAAGCTGAAGCTTCAAAAGTTTCTTTATTTAGTATTGCAGATTATACATGGAATACTGATGCATATGATTATATGGAAAGTTGGCATCGTTCAATAAAAGAATTAGTTCCTGAAATTGCGGAAGAATTTGAACGTTTTGCTTCAAATATTAGTTATTTAAATGATGGTATTCAAATGGATGAATCAGCATATCTTGATGAAAAAGTTAATGCTTTAAAAGTTGCGTTAAGTAGTGGAACTAATATTAAAGAAGCAGCACAAGTATTGCTTGAGGAATTTGAAGTTATTTTGGCTGATTGTGATAAATTAAAAGATGTAGGAAATGAAGCGTTACAGACAGAAATTAATCCATTTGTTGGGGCTTATAGAGAATTAGCAATAGCAGGAATTAATTCAATGCAAGCACTTATTGCAATTGAAGATGGAGATAGTGCTTTAGCTTTAGCTCGCGTTAGTGTTGCTCAAGAATCTTATGATGCAATGAGTAATTATACTGTAAATCGTTTAGAAGATGCAGGTGAACGTAATGTTGTTGTTGAAGTAGGTACACATAGTTTAAAACCGATTGTTAGAACTGTAATTGATACGGCTAATGAAAAAATAGGAGAATTATTATTCCCTCAAACTGTAGCTGAAATGATTACTAATGTTGATGGATTAGAAAGTAAAGAAGTAACAGTTACTGATGGTAATTTCATTCTTGAAGGTGTTAACGCAACATTAAATAATGGGGAATATTTAGGGGTAATTTTACCTCAAGCACGCAATGTATCACAAATTAGTGTTACAGGTGCAAATTTAGCTGATTTAGATTTAGAATATTCAATTAATGGATTAGATTGGCAAAAAGCGGAAGTTAGTAAAGATAATGGTATTTCTATGAGTACAAAAGTTTCTACAACTTATGTAAGATTAGTAAATAATACTAATGCGCCAATTGATGTTACTATTGATGCACTTCAAATTAATCCTATTTATGCTACTGAAGCTTCAGCAAGTACAAATATGGGAACTTATCAAACATATAATATTTCTAATATTATTGATAGTAATAGAGAAACTAAATTTTGGAATAATGCTAATCCAAGTGTAGGACAATACATTCAAATTGATTTTGGTGCAGCAATGCCTTTATATGATATAACTGCCTATTTTGCTAGTGGTGATTATATTAAAAATGGTAAAGTACAAATTTCTGTTGATGGTAATGAATGGAGAGATGTAGGAGCACTAGAATATGAAAATGTTGGTGCTAATAAAGTATCAAGTTTAAATGCTAATGGTAAAGAAGCAAGATATGTAAGATATGTTGTAACTGGATCACAAGATGTATGGGTGCAATTATTTGAAGTAGAATATAATCAAACTGTAGGTGATATGGGGAATCATGTAGTTAAACTTACTGATTCTAATACAGATGGTCTTCATGCTAAAGTTTGTGACCAAGATATAACAACTGCTTTTGCTCCAACAGGTATCGAAGATGGAGATTATTTAACTTATCAAATGTCACGTATTAACAACGTAGCTGATTTAATCGTTGTTCAAGATCCAAATAATATAAGTGAAGCTAAAGTTAGCGTGAAAGATATTAATGGTACATGGAGAGAAGTTGGTATATTAGATAATCAAGTTGTTACATTACCAGTAGATGGAAGAATTACTGAAGTTAAATTGGAGTTTGATAGTACTAAACCATTACCAATAATTTATGAAATTGTTGCAACTCAAAGAACTGCGGTAGAAACTGACAAAACAGCATTAAAGATTGCAGTAGACTTAGCAAATGCAATTACTGATGAAGATTTAGCTAAATTAATTCCAGCAGTAGCTGATGAGTTCAAAGTAGCAAGAGATGAAGCTAATGCAGTATACAATGATGCTAGTGCTTCACAAGTTGAAGTAAATAATGCATTTGACAGACTTGCAAGTGCAATGCATATGTTAGACTTTGTAAAAGGAGATAAAACAGCATTAAAAGCATTTATCGATAAAGTTACAGGATTAGAAGCTGCTAAATATACAGAAGCTACATGGACAGCATTTGAAACAGAATTAAATGAAGCTATAGCAGTATATGATGATGAAAATGCAATGCAAGAAGAAGTAAATACAGCATACAGTGAATTAGTAACAGCATTCTTGAACTTAAGATTAATTCCAGATAAGAGCTTATTAGAAGACTTAATCAATCAAGCAAATGGATTAAACGGAGTAAATTATACAAAAGCAACATTTGATGGATTAACAAAAGCATTAAATGAAGCAAAAGCAGTATATGAAAATCCAAATGCAACACAAGAAGAAGTAGACAATGCAAAAGTTACATTAGAAAAAGCAATTGCCGGATTACAAATAGTAACAACTGATAACACAGTAAGTACACCAGTAAATAATGGTGATACAACTGCAAGTGTAAAAACAGGTGATGATGTTAATATGTTAGGAACATCAGCAGGATTAGCACTATTAAGTATTGCAGGAGCTAAAGTTCTTAGAAAAAAAGAAGATTAA
- the nusG gene encoding transcription termination/antitermination protein NusG, whose translation MTGMNDEGRQWYVVNTYSGHENKVKENLEKRIESMGLQDVLFQIVIPEHVETEIKDGKKITKTKNMFPGYVLVEMIMTDEAWYVVRNTSGVTGFIGSSGGGAKPFPLQKSELDPILEKMGLSSTKVEVDFQEGDEVDVIDGPFVGKRGKVESIDTEKEIAKVLVDFLGNLTQVDIELTQLKKVDI comes from the coding sequence ATGACTGGAATGAATGATGAAGGAAGACAATGGTATGTAGTTAATACATATTCAGGTCATGAAAATAAAGTCAAAGAAAACTTGGAAAAGCGTATTGAATCAATGGGATTACAGGATGTTTTATTTCAAATTGTTATTCCTGAACATGTAGAGACTGAAATTAAAGATGGTAAAAAAATCACTAAAACTAAAAATATGTTTCCGGGTTATGTTTTAGTAGAGATGATTATGACTGATGAAGCGTGGTATGTAGTTCGTAATACATCTGGAGTTACTGGATTCATTGGATCTTCTGGTGGTGGAGCAAAACCGTTCCCTCTTCAAAAAAGTGAGTTAGATCCAATCTTAGAAAAGATGGGGTTAAGTAGTACTAAAGTTGAAGTGGACTTTCAAGAAGGCGATGAGGTCGATGTTATTGATGGACCTTTTGTTGGTAAAAGAGGTAAAGTAGAGAGTATTGATACTGAAAAAGAAATTGCAAAAGTATTAGTTGATTTTTTAGGGAATTTAACACAAGTTGATATTGAATTAACACAATTGAAAAAAGTTGATATCTAA
- the secE gene encoding preprotein translocase subunit SecE — protein MKFRDWFSLKGIRSEIKRISWLSKKQLAQNSAIVLLFCFVLGLYFFAGDAVIALIFKALGIN, from the coding sequence GTGAAATTTAGAGATTGGTTTAGTTTAAAAGGAATTAGAAGTGAAATTAAAAGAATTAGTTGGTTGAGTAAAAAACAATTAGCACAAAACTCTGCGATTGTATTATTGTTTTGTTTTGTTTTGGGATTATACTTTTTTGCAGGTGATGCAGTAATTGCTCTTATTTTTAAAGCGTTGGGGATAAATTAA
- the rpmG gene encoding 50S ribosomal protein L33, whose amino-acid sequence MKQKVILVCSECLSRNYTITKNKRVNVERLELKKYCKKCGKHTLHKETK is encoded by the coding sequence ATGAAACAAAAAGTAATTTTAGTATGTAGTGAATGTTTATCTAGGAATTATACAATTACCAAAAATAAACGAGTGAATGTTGAAAGGCTTGAATTAAAAAAATATTGTAAAAAATGCGGAAAACATACTTTGCACAAAGAAACGAAGTAG
- a CDS encoding sigma-70 family RNA polymerase sigma factor, which translates to MDGYNVEELYYLYRQNNPIAKALLIKYCYWKAELMLPMYYFYSGIFYNEREDCIQEIVILVFRNLDGYRPDKGGLVKSYMSLIMHRAISTIIVNEKKKGLRKIKNTYFSLDGYCGDNNNIANIEVVRDSKCQYQPDVCIESKEQKELLEEFMIENFSVLEQFIAKERTLGYKNIEIAKMLKIDIKKIYNANYRIRKKMSKLKLFD; encoded by the coding sequence GTGGACGGTTACAATGTGGAGGAATTGTATTATTTGTATCGACAGAACAATCCAATTGCCAAAGCCTTATTAATTAAGTATTGTTATTGGAAAGCTGAATTGATGTTGCCGATGTATTATTTTTATAGCGGGATTTTTTATAATGAACGTGAAGATTGTATTCAAGAAATAGTGATTTTGGTTTTTAGAAATTTAGATGGATATCGTCCTGATAAGGGTGGCTTAGTGAAAAGCTATATGTCATTAATCATGCATCGAGCAATTAGTACGATTATTGTAAATGAAAAGAAAAAAGGTTTAAGGAAAATAAAAAATACATATTTTTCATTAGATGGTTATTGTGGAGATAATAATAATATTGCTAATATTGAAGTTGTGCGGGACAGTAAATGTCAGTATCAACCTGATGTATGTATTGAAAGTAAGGAACAAAAAGAATTATTAGAAGAATTTATGATAGAAAATTTTTCGGTTCTAGAACAATTTATAGCTAAAGAGCGAACCCTAGGTTATAAAAATATCGAAATTGCAAAAATGTTGAAAATTGATATTAAAAAAATATATAATGCTAATTATCGTATTCGAAAGAAGATGTCAAAACTAAAATTGTTTGACTAG
- the rlmB gene encoding 23S rRNA (guanosine(2251)-2'-O)-methyltransferase RlmB, which translates to MKQYIYGKNTILEALKGEKSIYTVYIQDSIKDNRIIELCKKKKIRIKIIDKSEFIKKLGNVRHQGVMAEVEEYRYYSVDEILASIPSGKMPLLLMLDGLEDPHNLGAILRTCDAIGVDGVIIGKNRSVGLNGTVAKVSTGAIDHVKVAQVTNLTRTLEDLKKHSFWVVGCDLDNAQDYRQIDYNMPLVIVIGSEGFGISRLVKKTCDFNVVLPMMGHVTSLNASVATAVILYQVYNSRNPL; encoded by the coding sequence ATGAAACAATATATATATGGTAAAAACACAATATTAGAAGCTTTAAAAGGAGAAAAGAGCATATATACTGTATATATCCAAGACAGTATAAAAGACAATAGGATAATAGAACTATGTAAAAAAAAGAAAATTCGTATTAAAATAATCGATAAGTCTGAATTTATCAAGAAGTTAGGGAATGTTAGGCATCAGGGAGTTATGGCAGAGGTTGAGGAGTATCGATATTATAGTGTTGATGAAATACTTGCTAGTATTCCAAGTGGAAAAATGCCATTATTATTAATGCTTGATGGTTTAGAAGATCCTCATAATTTAGGCGCTATACTAAGAACGTGTGATGCAATTGGAGTTGATGGTGTAATTATTGGTAAAAATCGTAGTGTGGGATTAAATGGAACTGTAGCAAAAGTTTCAACCGGAGCCATTGATCATGTTAAAGTTGCTCAAGTTACAAATCTTACAAGAACACTGGAGGATTTAAAGAAGCATTCTTTTTGGGTAGTTGGCTGCGATCTTGATAATGCGCAAGATTATCGTCAAATTGATTATAATATGCCCCTTGTAATTGTGATTGGTTCTGAAGGTTTTGGAATTTCAAGGCTTGTTAAAAAAACATGTGATTTTAATGTTGTTTTACCTATGATGGGTCATGTTACTTCATTAAATGCATCTGTTGCTACAGCCGTTATTTTATATCAAGTGTACAATTCTCGTAATCCTTTATAA
- a CDS encoding Mini-ribonuclease 3: MRPELINAGVLAYLGDSVLEVMVRDYLVKESELVKPNDFQKEAIKYVSASFHARFMHDMISEGFFTETEVGIYKRGRNTKGGKNESLEHMHSTGFEAIIGTLYLQKDYERLKIIFDRYKKYVSDK, from the coding sequence ATGCGACCAGAACTAATTAATGCTGGGGTACTAGCGTATTTAGGTGATAGTGTTCTTGAAGTGATGGTTAGAGATTATTTGGTTAAAGAAAGTGAATTAGTTAAGCCCAATGATTTTCAAAAAGAAGCAATTAAATACGTTTCAGCAAGTTTTCATGCAAGGTTTATGCACGATATGATATCAGAAGGTTTTTTTACAGAAACAGAAGTAGGGATTTATAAACGCGGTCGTAATACTAAGGGAGGAAAAAATGAAAGTCTTGAGCATATGCATTCTACTGGATTTGAAGCTATTATTGGAACTTTGTATTTGCAAAAGGATTATGAACGTTTAAAAATTATTTTTGATAGATATAAGAAATATGTAAGTGACAAATAA